The Chryseobacterium indicum genome contains a region encoding:
- a CDS encoding DUF6122 family protein: protein MDASYIAILKTFTHYFLHFVFPVFIALLFYRENWKKVYLILLATMLVDLDHLFADPIFDPNRGSIGFHFLHSYYAIAVYFLMLFFKGNTRIVAIGLLFHMFTDFQDFYFWSH, encoded by the coding sequence ATGGATGCTTCGTATATTGCCATACTGAAAACGTTTACACATTACTTCCTTCATTTCGTTTTTCCGGTGTTTATTGCTTTACTGTTTTACAGGGAAAACTGGAAGAAAGTGTACCTTATTCTTCTGGCAACGATGCTGGTAGATTTGGATCATCTTTTTGCAGATCCTATTTTTGATCCTAACCGTGGAAGCATCGGTTTTCATTTTTTACATTCCTATTACGCCATTGCAGTATATTTTTTGATGCTTTTCTTTAAAGGAAATACGAGGATTGTAGCAATCGGACTTCTTTTTCATATGTTTACCGATTTTCAGGATTTTTATTTCTGGAGCCATTAA
- a CDS encoding calcium:proton antiporter → MKLKEFLHYTYIFPILAVGYYFSGLMGTGVLSDVIAGILLTGSVLSAVHHAEVVAHKVGEPFGTIILALCITIIEVALIISLMVAGGDQAITLARDTVFAAVMLILNGILGICILVGGVKYYEQFFARTSATTYLVSIVSILILTLVLPNFTSSVNGPFYNQAQLIFVSIACLVIYGVFLMVQTIRHRNYFIVPEEQSEENYIPSVSKTVISFTFLVICLAIVVMMAKGLSATIENMVQSLGAPKSLVGVIIAAVVLLPEGVAAIRAARSNQIQSSLNLALGSALASIGLTIPAVSVVCILYDIPLVLGLDKKDIILLSLSVFIVMLSLSRGKTNILYGTVLLVNLAAYIFTVIVP, encoded by the coding sequence ATGAAATTGAAAGAATTTTTACATTATACGTACATTTTTCCCATTCTTGCAGTTGGTTATTATTTTTCCGGACTGATGGGAACGGGTGTTCTATCTGATGTAATTGCCGGAATTTTATTAACGGGCAGTGTTTTATCTGCAGTGCATCACGCGGAAGTTGTCGCACATAAAGTAGGTGAACCTTTTGGAACTATTATTCTTGCGCTGTGTATTACAATCATTGAAGTGGCGCTGATTATTTCGCTGATGGTTGCGGGAGGAGATCAGGCGATTACGCTTGCAAGAGATACGGTTTTTGCTGCGGTGATGCTTATTCTTAATGGAATTTTAGGAATCTGTATTTTGGTGGGCGGCGTGAAATATTACGAACAGTTTTTCGCAAGAACTTCCGCCACAACTTATCTGGTTAGTATTGTTTCCATCCTGATTTTGACTTTGGTTCTTCCGAATTTCACGTCCAGCGTAAACGGACCTTTTTACAATCAGGCACAACTGATTTTTGTTTCTATTGCCTGCCTTGTGATTTATGGTGTGTTTCTGATGGTACAGACGATCCGTCACAGAAATTATTTTATCGTTCCGGAAGAGCAATCAGAAGAAAATTATATTCCTTCGGTTTCAAAAACGGTGATCAGTTTTACTTTTCTGGTGATTTGTCTGGCGATTGTTGTTATGATGGCAAAAGGACTTTCTGCCACAATTGAAAATATGGTGCAGAGTTTGGGCGCTCCAAAATCTCTGGTCGGAGTCATTATCGCAGCGGTTGTTCTGCTTCCGGAAGGTGTTGCGGCGATTCGGGCGGCTCGAAGCAATCAGATCCAGTCGAGTTTAAATCTTGCTTTGGGTTCTGCTTTAGCAAGTATCGGACTTACCATTCCTGCGGTTTCTGTGGTTTGTATTTTGTATGATATTCCGCTGGTTTTAGGTCTGGACAAGAAAGATATTATTCTGCTTTCTCTTTCTGTTTTTATCGTGATGCTTTCTTTAAGCCGCGGAAAAACAAATATTCTCTACGGAACGGTTTTATTGGTAAACCTTGCAGCCTACATTTTCACGGTAATTGTTCCGTAA
- a CDS encoding group III truncated hemoglobin, with translation MKKLESREDIEHLVNSFYAKVVKDEVIGFFFNDIAKVNWDSHLPKMYSFWESILFGQMSYKGNPMGVHFPVNEIQAMEQHHFDRWLNLWKTTVEENFVGENADLAIYKSENIAKLMAFKMELARRL, from the coding sequence ATGAAAAAATTAGAATCAAGAGAGGATATTGAACATCTGGTGAATTCGTTTTATGCTAAAGTCGTTAAAGATGAGGTTATTGGCTTTTTCTTTAATGATATTGCTAAAGTGAACTGGGATAGTCATTTGCCGAAGATGTATTCATTTTGGGAATCTATTCTTTTCGGGCAGATGTCGTACAAAGGAAATCCGATGGGCGTTCATTTTCCGGTTAATGAAATTCAGGCGATGGAACAGCATCATTTCGATCGTTGGCTGAATCTCTGGAAGACGACAGTTGAAGAAAATTTTGTGGGAGAAAATGCAGATCTGGCAATTTACAAATCTGAAAACATTGCCAAACTGATGGCTTTCAAAATGGAACTCGCAAGAAGACTCTAA